From the genome of Pirellulales bacterium:
ACCGTTTGTTCGGTCAGGCCCCGTTCGTCCAGATAGTGGCGGGCGGTTTCCCCCTCGGCGGTGTCCTGCAAAAAGCGATGAAACTGATCCTCCGCCCAAGCCATCAGTTGCAGCCAGCGTTTGCGTGAATCATCGGGGTTGGCCGGGCCGGGGCGATTGTCCAGCTTGACCCCCGCCCGTTCCGCCAGTAGTTCCAATGCTTCCCGAAATTCCAGGTTTTCGATCCGCATGACAAAGCTAAAGATATCTCCCCCGATGTCGCAGACCCAGCATTTGAACGATTGGCGCGTGGGATTGACCTGCAGGCTGGGGCGAGAGTCGTTATGCCAGGGGCAGAGGGCCTTAAATCCGCGTCCTTCGCGCCGCAAAGGCAAATACGAGCCAACCAAATCGACAATGTCGATGGCCTGGCGAATTTGATCTTTGGCGTCGAGGGGAAGCATCGGATTCCACCGAGTCGAAAGTAAGGGCCGAATGAAAAGCTACAAAACCAGTCCCATTTCCTGTTTTACCAAATGTGTCAAGTTGTGCGGAAATTTTTGTAAAAATTGCCCTTGCGACGTTTCAGGGTCGGGGCAATATAAAACTCCCCGGGAAATGAGTCAATCTCAGTCGCGAAGGATTGCAAGGGTGGCTAACTGCTTGTGCTGTATGGTGATAAGTGAAATGCCCCGTGTCGCCAAAAAAGATTTCCGCAACTTTTTTAAAGCTAGCAAAGACATCCCCTGCGGGGATTCATAATTCATGGCCCCTTCTGGTAAAATAGGGACGACCGGCCCCGAATCGTCCCTTTGACATTCCTGTTTTTTTACATAGAAAGCTTTGCGTGACTCACCCTACCGCCGATGACGTTACCACCCAGCCCAGCGAGGGGTGGCACTGCCTGCATCTGTTTTACCGTTGGGACCGCGCGGCGTTGCGGCAACTGAGTGGCGCGGAACTAGCCGCGGGTTCGCGGGAATTTTGCCAGATTTTGGATCCCGCCGGGCCGCATGCGCCGCTGCGGTTGCAAACGGGCATCACCACCGGGCACAAGGCGGACTGGGGGATCGTTGCCTTGGATCCGGACCCGCTGAAGCTGGACGCCATCAAAAACCGCCTGGCACGCAGTCCCCTGGGGCACTGCCTGCAAGCGGTTTATTCGTATGTGTCGCTAACGGAAGTCTCCGAATATGTCCCCACGGTGGAACAATACGCCGAGCGGCTGGTGGCGGAAGGAGAAACCGCCGGCAGCCCCGCCTACAACGCCAAGGTAAAGGCCTACGAAAGTCGCGAGGGAATGATGCGGCAGCAACGCCTGCAGCCCGATCTACCTCCCTGGACCAATGTCTGTTTTTATCCCATGAACAAATGGCGCGTGCCGGGGGCCAACTGGTACACCCTCCCTTTTGCCGAACGGGCCAAGCTGATGGCCGAGCATGGGCGGTCGGGGATGGCCTTTGGCGGCAAGGTGACGCAGCTTATCACGGTAGGCATTGGCCTGGATGATTGGGAATGGGGCGTCACCCTTTGGGCCCGCAATCCGGAATTTTTAAAGCACATTGTGTATAAAATGCGGTTCGACGAAGCGAGTGCCAAATACGCCGAATTTGGGCCGTTTTATACGCTGTATCTGGCGCCGCCGGAAAAGATTTGGGAGCACGGCTGTGGCGGCGAGAGGTAGAGGGTGTAGGAGGCGACTCCGTCGCCGAATGCCGCACAAAGCCGCCGATGGTAATGGAGACGGGAGATGAGAGTCGGGAGACGGGAGACGAGAGACGCTGATTAGCCGCGACGCGCAGCGGAGCGCGGACCTGCGGGACCGGAAAATACATTAGTCACGGAGTAAAGGAGGAGTCACCGAGAGGCACGGAGAAGATTTGTAGGAGGCGACTCCGTCGCCGAATGCCTTACAAAGCCGCCGATGGTATCGGCGGTGGCATTGGGAAGAAGTAGGTCCCGTCCGCCGGACGGGACACACGCATAGGTAACAAACCCGCCGATGGTAATGGAGACGGGAGACGAGAGGCAAGAGACGCTGTTTAGCCGCGACGCGGAGCGGAGCGCGTGGCTGTGGCACCGAATAATACAATTATCACGGAGTAACGGAGCAGCCACCGAGGGGCACGGAGAAGATCTGTAGGAGGCGTCTCTGACGCCGAACTGGAATTTGGTTTTTGGTGTCTGGTTTTTGATTTTGCTGCATATCATCCCGCAGGGATCACAGCCCATAGCGAGTGGTTGAGCGCAGCGATACCACCGGAAAGCGAAACATTTGATGCACTAATCATCCTAAAAGGATGACAGCAGGTTGGCGTAAACATATATTGCTTAACAGCAATCTTATACGCTTTCCAGCTAAATGTAGCGCAGCTAGCATTTTGTGTGGGCACCCAGCATAGATCGGTTATTCCGGATGACACAACCGCGTTGCGGTAGGAATTTTTGCTTGCGTATACCCTGGGTAGCCGCTGCGCGGCAACCCAGGGCTGAGTTTCTTAACCGCGTTGCGGTAGTTGGGTACCGCGAAGCGGTTCTGGATCATAGCCCACGGGTTGGAGCGCAGCGAACAACCCTGGGTAATAGGGCAACACCAACGACCCCTACTCCAACGGAGTTGCGTATTCTCTTGGTAGAATGGGTAATAACCGCGCTATGTT
Proteins encoded in this window:
- the hemQ gene encoding hydrogen peroxide-dependent heme synthase — its product is MTHPTADDVTTQPSEGWHCLHLFYRWDRAALRQLSGAELAAGSREFCQILDPAGPHAPLRLQTGITTGHKADWGIVALDPDPLKLDAIKNRLARSPLGHCLQAVYSYVSLTEVSEYVPTVEQYAERLVAEGETAGSPAYNAKVKAYESREGMMRQQRLQPDLPPWTNVCFYPMNKWRVPGANWYTLPFAERAKLMAEHGRSGMAFGGKVTQLITVGIGLDDWEWGVTLWARNPEFLKHIVYKMRFDEASAKYAEFGPFYTLYLAPPEKIWEHGCGGER